The Sulfurospirillum diekertiae genomic sequence AAAACAATTAACATAAACACTATTTGTGGGCATTAATAAAATCTAATAAACTTTGAACATTTACAAATATTTTTTCGTATTCTTTGGAATCAGAAATTTTGACACCAAATTCTTTGTCAATGGTTAAAACAAGTTCAATGGAATCCACAGAATCGAGCCCTAAACCATTCTCTCCAAAAAGTGGCATCGTGTCATCTATATCTTCGGGTTTCATATCTTCTAATTTCAAATTTTTAATCAAAATCTCTTTCAATGTTCGTATATCCACCATTGCTTATTGACCTTTAACGATAGCGTTTCATTTTAATTTCAAGTGTACTTTAACCTATCTTGTACTTTTATAAAAAAGCCAATAAATAGCAGGATACTGGCATTTATTGTCACTCTTTTGACAAGCATCCAGCCGTGAAAAACCAAACCAGTTACAAACCTTAATATTGTTTTAAATAATTTCCACTATAATGCTCGTAATTTCAAGACTTCATTAAGAAACAAAGAACTTCACCTAAAACCTACCAGATTTGAGAAATCCT encodes the following:
- a CDS encoding phosphopantetheine-binding protein; protein product: MVDIRTLKEILIKNLKLEDMKPEDIDDTMPLFGENGLGLDSVDSIELVLTIDKEFGVKISDSKEYEKIFVNVQSLLDFINAHK